In Brachybacterium saurashtrense, the genomic stretch GTGCCCGCGACGGGGCTGGTCGAGACGGGGTGGGGAGACGCTGCGGCTCAGAGCGCAGCGATGGAGGAGCGGGTCACGGCCGGGCAGGCCACACGCAGGGACGCGCCCGGCTCCACCTCCTCCGCGCCGAGCAGTACCCGCACCCCGGCGGCGCCCAGCTCGTAGTGGGGAAGCGCCACGGTGGACAGCGGCGGGCGGAGGTGGCCGGCGATGACCTCCTGGTTGTCGAAGCCGACCACCGCCATGTCCCCGGGAATGCGCAGACCTCGTTCCCGCAGGGCGTCGTACAGCCCCATCGCGACCCGGTCGTTGTGGCAGAAGACGCCGGTCGCGCCGAGTGAGAGCACCTGCTCGGCGATGGCGTACCCGCCCTCCTGCTCCGGGGCCGCCTCGAGCACCAGCGCCTCGTCGACCCCGGCGCCGAGGGCGGCATGCGCCTCGCGGTAGCCCTGCAGTCGCCCCTCCCGCGCCGGGGACGGGGAGGTGGTGTTCACGAACGCGATCCGGCGATGCCCCTGGGACAGCAGGAGCTCCGTCGCGGTGCGGCCGCCGTCCACCTCGTCCGGCACCACGGCGCGGGTGGGGGTGCCGGGGGCGAAGCAGTTGACCAGCACGTGGTCCGTCTCCGCGAGGGCGTCCGGGATCGCCGTCGCGCGGTGGTTCCAGGTGGAGTACAGGATGCCTCGCACCTTGTACTCCAGCATCATCGCCAGCGCATCGCGCTCCGCCGCCTCGTCCCCCTCGGTGTTGGCGACCAGCAGCACGCGGCCGTGCCGCCACGCCTCTTCCTGGGCGCCGCGGATGATCTGCCCGGCGAAGGGGGTGGTCGCGATGGAGTCGGCGACCAGCCCGATGAACGCGCTGGTGCCCTGCACCAGGTTCTTGGCCAGCACGTTGGGGCGGTAGCCGAGCTCCTCCACGGCCTGCTGCACCCGGGCGCGGGCCTCGGCGCCGATGCGCGCCCCCGGTTTGTCGTTGACCACGTGCGAGACCGTGGTCACCGAGACGCCGGCCCGTTCGGCGACCTCGCGCATCGTCACCGTGCGGTCTGCTCGCCCCGTGCTCGTCATCGATGTCATCCCTTGCTCGCTCCGCTCTCGAGACCATAGATCATGGCGCGGTTGAGCACGAGGAACACGAGCAGCAGCGGGGTCACCGTGATGGACACGGCCGCGAAGGTCGCCGTCCAGTCCGTGTTGCCCATCGCCCCGATGTAGTTCTGCAGCCCCAGGGGGATGGTCTTCAGCTCCTCGCTGAGGAGGAAGGTGTTGGCGAAGATGAAGTCGTTCCAGATGAAGATCGCGTTCACCATCACCACGGTCACCACGGTGTTCCATGACATCGGCAGGGTGATCCGGGCGAAGATCCGATAGGGGCCGGCGCCGTCGAGCGTGGCCGCCTCGTAGAGCTCGCGGGGGATGTAGCTGTAGAAGGAGAGGAACAGATACAGGGCCATCGGGAGCGCGAAGCCAGCCAGCGGGATGATCACCGCCGCGCGCGTGTCGAGGATGCCCAGGCGGGAGTAGTCGATGAACAGCGGCACCAGCGCCACCTGGACCGGCACCACGATGCCCAGCAGGAACAGCCCCTTGGCGAGGCCGGAGAAGCGGAAGCCGAGCACGGCGATCGCGTACGCCCCGGCCATCCCGCACACCACCAGCAGCAGGCATGCGCCGCCGGTGATGAGCAGGCTGTTGAGGATGTTGCGCAGGAGGTCCCCCTGCTCGATCGCCCGCACCACGTTGTCGAACGTCAGCTGGGCGGGCAGGGAGAACGGGTTCGCGGAGGCGAAGTCCTGCCGGTCGCGCAGGCTGGTCTGGAGCAGCCAGAGGAAGGGGTAGACCTGCACCACCAGCACGGCGGCGATGAGCACCCGGGAGACGACCGTCGAGATCCGCAGCGGCGAGGGCCGCCGGCGACGAGGGGGCGCGGTGCGGTCCCGTGAGCCGTCGGCGGGCAGGGGAGAGCGGTGCATGGTCGGCTCCTTCGGCGCGTGCTCGGAGGCGATGCTCGCCGGGGCGGCGGGAGCGGGAGCGGGCGGGGGCGTTGCGGACGCAGGAGTCATCTCACGCCGCCTTCCTGCGCAGGAGCAGCAGGATCAGTCCCACCGCGACCAGGCACTCGAGGACGATGATCACCGAGATCGCGCTCGCGGAGCCGTAGTGGCCCGAGGTGAACGCCGTCTTGTACATGTAGGTGGTCACCAGCTCGGAGGCCTGGCCGGGCCCGCCGTTGGTGAGCAGGAACGGGATGTCGAAGCCGCGCAGCGCATAGGTCGTGGCCATGATCAGCGTGGTGACGAACACGGGCATGATGTGCGGGAAGCGGATCCTGGTGAAGACCTGCAGCGGGTTCGCACCGTCCAGGGAGGCCGCCTCCTCGAGCTCCTTGGGCACGGCGAGCAGCGCCGCGTAGAGGATCACCGTGTACAGACCCAGGAACCGCCACCCCTCGGGCGCGGAGACCGCGGCGAGCACGGTCGAGACGTCGGAGAGCCACGGCCGGGCCAGGGCGCCCAGGCCCACCGCGTTCAGGAGCGTGTTGACCAGCCCGACGGGCTCGTAGGAGTAGACGCGCTGGAACAGCAGCGCGATCGCGGGCGTCGAGATCACCGCGGGCATCAGGTAGAGCACCTTGAGCACTTCGCGACCTCGGGTGATCGAGATCAGCAGGGTGGCGACCAGCAGACCGCCGCCCACCTGGAGCAGCAGGCAGATGGCCAGGTAGCCCAGCTGGTTGACCAGGGCGGTGCGGAACACGTCGTCGTGCAGCAGCAGTTCGCGGTAGTTGGCCAGCCCCACGAAGTCGAGACCGGTGATGCCGTCCCACTCGTAGAAGCTCAGGCCCAGCGACTGCACGATGGGGAGCAGCACGCCGCCGCCGAAGAGCAGCAGTGGAGGGGCGAGGAACACGGCCACCGAGAGCCGTGAGCGATGGGGGAGCATGGGAACCTCCGTCCGTGACCGGCGGCGCGCCGCTCAGTCCTCGAAGTACTTGGGGGCGTTCTTCGTGAGGGTGTCGTCCATCGTGGTGAGGAACTCCTCCGGGGTGATGTCCCCCTGGACCAGCAGCACCAGTTCCTGCTGGAGGCGCGAGTTCGTGGAGGGGTCGAGCTGGGTGTCCCACGGCATGAGGGTGGCGTCACCGAGCTCCGCGGCGACGTCGATCGCCTCCTGGTAGAGCGGCAGGGCGTTGTCCGGGACCGCCGGCTCGATGCCGGTGGGACCCAGCAGGCCGCTCTTCGCGTACTCCTCGGGGTACCGGGCCAGGACGAACCCGAGGAAGTCGCGCACCAGGGGGTCGTAGGTCTGGGCGTTGACCGCCACTCCGATGCCCGAGGGCGCGACGAACTCGTCCGGCCCGGTGACCGACCCGTCGGTGACCGGGAGGGTGAAGAAGCCGATCCGTTCGTGCATCTCCTCGGGCAGCTCCGTGGTGGCGAGGTTCGGGAGCTCCCAGGTGCCCATGTTGTACATCGCCGCCCGACCGGACGTGAACAGGGCCTGCGCGTCCGCATAGCCCACCGACGAGAAACCCTCCTGGAAGGCTCCCGCCTCGCCGAGCGCGGCGAGCCAGCGGGCCGAGGCCGCTCCGGGGTCATCGGTGAACGCCGCGTCGCCCTGCTTCAGCGCCGTGATGTACTCGGGGCCCGCGAGACGGAACGGCTGGTAGGCGACATACCTCTCGAGCGGCCAGGCATCGGCTCCTCCCACGGCGATGGGGGTGACACCGGAGGCCGCGAGCGCCTCGCACAGCGGGACCATCTCCTCGAGGGTGGTGGGAACCTCGACCCCGGCGTCCTCGAACAGCGCCTTGTTGTACCAGAAGAGCTCCACCCCGAACTCGAGCGGGATCATGTGCAGGGAGCCGTCGTCGAAGCGCTGGTAGTCCAGCGCGGCGGGGCGGAAGTCCTCGATGACGCCGAGCTGGGTGAGCAGGTCCTCGACGTCGATCATGCGGTCCACGGAGGCCAGCTTCGCGGCGAAGGGCGTGGCGTCGGTGTCGAACAGCTCGGGCAGCTCGTTCGCCGCGGCGAGGGTCTCGTACTTCTGGATGTAGCTGGGGCGGTCCGGAGTGGTGATGAGCTCGAGGGAGAACCCCTCGTGCTCGGCGGCGTACTCCTCGGCCAGTGCCGACACGATCGAGATGACGGCGCCGTTGGCCGGGCGGGAGAGCAGCCAGGAGATGGGACGGGGCTCGATCTCGCCCTCCACGGCGGCGGCGGTGGACGAGGCGCCCCCGGAGGTGCCGCCGCACGCGGCGAGCACGGGGACGGTGGCCGCACCGGCGGCCAGGGCGAGGAACTGCTTGCGCTTCATGGGATGTCTCCTTCGACAGGTGATGAGCGGATCAGGCGGTGGTGACGTGCAGGTCGGTGAGGGTGAGAGCGGCGTCCTCGGCGAACACCCCGAGGCGGCCGGCGGGATGGTCGTACAGGCGTGTGGACAGCGAGACCTTCTGGTCGAGGACCGCCACCAGCAGATCGTCCTCGAGCACCACGTCGAGGCGATGGTCCGGTGCGGTGAGGTCCGCGGGCCGTTCGAGCTCGAGCAGGTGGGGGACGTCGCCGGAGATCTGCCACTGCTCGGTGCCGGTGATGGCGCGGGGCCAGCGGTCGAGCACCATGCGCCCGGCGCGTGGTTCCAGGCGGAGCACGTAGCCGTGCTCGCCCTCGGCATCGGTGCGCAGCAGCAGCCCGCCGGCCCGTCCGTGGGGATCGAGCGTGAGCTGTGCGCGGAGCGTCGCACGGGCCGGAAGCGCTGTGCGGCCCACCGTCGCGGCGTAGCCGGTGCGCGCCTCGAGGGTGACGGGGCCGAGGCCGGGATCCACCGGGGTGGTGTCCTGGGCGAGCACTTCCGCCGGCAGGCGCAGGTCGAGGGTGCCGTCCTCCCGCTGCACCGCCTCGAGGAGCGAGAGCGTGCCGGCCCACTGCCAGGGGCCGTCGTCCCGCCGACCTTCACGGGTCGCGATCCAGCCGGCGAAGATCCGTCGGCCCTTCCACTCGGCGGACTTCGCCGCGTAGAACGACCGGGCGTCCACCGAGTCGTGCCGCGGGGCGTGCCACGGGCCCTCGGGGGAGCGGCTGATCCGGTACCGGGTCACGAAGGCGTCGGTGAACTCGGAGTAGACGAGGTACCACCAGTCGCCCATGCGGAACACCTCCGGGCACTCCTGGGTGAGGAACCGCTGCGGGTCCCACAACGGGGTGGCGGGCTCCCAGGTGCGCAGGTCGGCGCTGGTGAGGCGGCCGACGGTGCCGCGGCGGCGCTCCGGGCCCGTGCTGTGCCGTGCGGCGAGCAGCATCTCCCACGGACCGTCCGGGACGGGGCGGTGCACGAAGGGGTCGCGGAAGTCGGCGGGGTCGTAGCCCTCCGGCGCGCCGAAGGTGAGCTCGGGGTGCTTCGTCCAGTGCAGGAGGTCGGTGCTGGTGGCATGTGCGACGCGCTGCCGGGGGCGGCCGTCCTCCGCGGTGCGGGAGGGGTTCTGCGCGGTGGAGAACAGGTGGTGCAGCCCGTCGT encodes the following:
- a CDS encoding LacI family DNA-binding transcriptional regulator; the encoded protein is MTSMTSTGRADRTVTMREVAERAGVSVTTVSHVVNDKPGARIGAEARARVQQAVEELGYRPNVLAKNLVQGTSAFIGLVADSIATTPFAGQIIRGAQEEAWRHGRVLLVANTEGDEAAERDALAMMLEYKVRGILYSTWNHRATAIPDALAETDHVLVNCFAPGTPTRAVVPDEVDGGRTATELLLSQGHRRIAFVNTTSPSPAREGRLQGYREAHAALGAGVDEALVLEAAPEQEGGYAIAEQVLSLGATGVFCHNDRVAMGLYDALRERGLRIPGDMAVVGFDNQEVIAGHLRPPLSTVALPHYELGAAGVRVLLGAEEVEPGASLRVACPAVTRSSIAAL
- a CDS encoding carbohydrate ABC transporter permease codes for the protein MHRSPLPADGSRDRTAPPRRRRPSPLRISTVVSRVLIAAVLVVQVYPFLWLLQTSLRDRQDFASANPFSLPAQLTFDNVVRAIEQGDLLRNILNSLLITGGACLLLVVCGMAGAYAIAVLGFRFSGLAKGLFLLGIVVPVQVALVPLFIDYSRLGILDTRAAVIIPLAGFALPMALYLFLSFYSYIPRELYEAATLDGAGPYRIFARITLPMSWNTVVTVVMVNAIFIWNDFIFANTFLLSEELKTIPLGLQNYIGAMGNTDWTATFAAVSITVTPLLLVFLVLNRAMIYGLESGASKG
- a CDS encoding carbohydrate ABC transporter permease encodes the protein MLPHRSRLSVAVFLAPPLLLFGGGVLLPIVQSLGLSFYEWDGITGLDFVGLANYRELLLHDDVFRTALVNQLGYLAICLLLQVGGGLLVATLLISITRGREVLKVLYLMPAVISTPAIALLFQRVYSYEPVGLVNTLLNAVGLGALARPWLSDVSTVLAAVSAPEGWRFLGLYTVILYAALLAVPKELEEAASLDGANPLQVFTRIRFPHIMPVFVTTLIMATTYALRGFDIPFLLTNGGPGQASELVTTYMYKTAFTSGHYGSASAISVIIVLECLVAVGLILLLLRRKAA
- a CDS encoding ABC transporter substrate-binding protein, with the protein product MKRKQFLALAAGAATVPVLAACGGTSGGASSTAAAVEGEIEPRPISWLLSRPANGAVISIVSALAEEYAAEHEGFSLELITTPDRPSYIQKYETLAAANELPELFDTDATPFAAKLASVDRMIDVEDLLTQLGVIEDFRPAALDYQRFDDGSLHMIPLEFGVELFWYNKALFEDAGVEVPTTLEEMVPLCEALAASGVTPIAVGGADAWPLERYVAYQPFRLAGPEYITALKQGDAAFTDDPGAASARWLAALGEAGAFQEGFSSVGYADAQALFTSGRAAMYNMGTWELPNLATTELPEEMHERIGFFTLPVTDGSVTGPDEFVAPSGIGVAVNAQTYDPLVRDFLGFVLARYPEEYAKSGLLGPTGIEPAVPDNALPLYQEAIDVAAELGDATLMPWDTQLDPSTNSRLQQELVLLVQGDITPEEFLTTMDDTLTKNAPKYFED
- a CDS encoding family 43 glycosylhydrolase, whose translation is MHRAPFFTPAPDWVGDTIPFVHDDVLYVYYLHHRRDSQEPGTSWHLLTTEDLVHWRDHGEVLPHGTEAEEDLNCYTGSVVTDDDGLHHLFSTAQNPSRTAEDGRPRQRVAHATSTDLLHWTKHPELTFGAPEGYDPADFRDPFVHRPVPDGPWEMLLAARHSTGPERRRGTVGRLTSADLRTWEPATPLWDPQRFLTQECPEVFRMGDWWYLVYSEFTDAFVTRYRISRSPEGPWHAPRHDSVDARSFYAAKSAEWKGRRIFAGWIATREGRRDDGPWQWAGTLSLLEAVQREDGTLDLRLPAEVLAQDTTPVDPGLGPVTLEARTGYAATVGRTALPARATLRAQLTLDPHGRAGGLLLRTDAEGEHGYVLRLEPRAGRMVLDRWPRAITGTEQWQISGDVPHLLELERPADLTAPDHRLDVVLEDDLLVAVLDQKVSLSTRLYDHPAGRLGVFAEDAALTLTDLHVTTA